A genome region from Staphylococcus capitis subsp. capitis includes the following:
- a CDS encoding MarR family transcriptional regulator: MTKSEKERVHGILQLEALLSDINTIFDTIKKEYKMSKEEVLILLTLWEKGSMTLKQMDKFVHIKPYKRTRTYNNLVNLEWIYKERPQDDERTVIIHYNEKLNSQKEDLLNFIGQSIRSKSEPMQNSLKSILAV, translated from the coding sequence TTGACGAAAAGTGAAAAAGAGAGAGTACATGGAATTTTGCAATTAGAGGCATTACTTTCTGACATTAACACGATTTTTGATACAATCAAAAAAGAGTATAAAATGTCTAAAGAAGAAGTTTTAATTTTACTTACACTTTGGGAAAAAGGTTCAATGACTCTTAAACAAATGGATAAATTCGTTCACATTAAGCCATATAAACGTACAAGAACGTACAACAACTTGGTTAATCTTGAATGGATTTATAAAGAAAGACCTCAAGATGATGAACGAACTGTAATTATTCATTATAATGAGAAACTCAATTCCCAAAAAGAAGATTTACTTAACTTTATTGGACAATCAATTAGAAGTAAATCAGAACCAATGCAAAATAGTTTAAAATCAATTTTAGCTGTTTAA
- the ribE gene encoding 6,7-dimethyl-8-ribityllumazine synthase, with product MNFEGKLVGKNLKVAIVVSRFNDFITGRLLEGAKDTLIRHEVEEEQIDVAYVPGAFEIPLVAKKLARKGDYDAVITLGCVIRGATSHYDYVCNEVAKGVSKANEVSEVPVIFGILTTESIEQAVERAGTKAGNKGSEAAVSAIEMANLIKQI from the coding sequence ATGAATTTTGAAGGTAAATTAGTAGGTAAAAATTTAAAAGTTGCAATTGTAGTAAGCAGATTTAATGATTTTATTACAGGTCGTTTATTAGAAGGCGCGAAAGATACATTAATTCGTCATGAGGTCGAAGAAGAGCAAATTGATGTTGCATATGTACCGGGTGCTTTTGAAATTCCATTAGTTGCTAAGAAATTAGCTCGAAAAGGTGACTATGATGCAGTAATTACACTTGGATGTGTTATCAGAGGGGCTACTTCTCATTATGATTACGTTTGTAATGAAGTTGCAAAAGGTGTTTCTAAGGCAAATGAAGTATCAGAGGTACCAGTTATTTTTGGTATTTTAACAACCGAAAGTATTGAACAAGCTGTTGAGAGAGCGGGTACAAAAGCAGGGAACAAAGGTTCTGAAGCAGCAGTAAGCGCAATTGAAATGGCTAACCTAATCAAACAAATATAG
- a CDS encoding MFS transporter gives MNIPKSVWWLVIGMALNITGASFLWPLNTIYMKEELHKSLTIAGIVLMINSFGMVVGNLLGGTLFDKLGGYKTILIGTITCLCSTTLLNLFHGWPWYAIWLVLLGFGGGMIVPAIYAMAGAVWPNGGRQTFNAIYLAQNIGVALGAALGGFVAEFSFNFIFLANLVMYVLFALVAITQFNLEIHAKVKHQDAVDLKSKENRKRFTAMMLVCTMFAICWIAYIQWETTIASFTQSINISMSQYSVLWTINGIMILVAQPLIRPIIVILRGNLKHQMFVGILIFMSSFLVTSFAHHFAIFVVGMVILTFGEMFVWPAVPTIANKLAPEGKQGQYQGFVNSASTVGKAFGPFIGGILVDAMNMSMMFVGMIVLLCFGLIFLSIFDRGLPKDKNETPIPRRRKRRKSKASK, from the coding sequence ATGAATATACCTAAATCAGTTTGGTGGCTAGTTATTGGCATGGCCTTAAATATCACTGGCGCCAGTTTTTTGTGGCCTTTAAACACTATTTATATGAAGGAAGAACTTCATAAAAGTCTTACAATTGCTGGTATTGTCTTAATGATTAATTCATTTGGCATGGTTGTTGGTAACTTACTAGGGGGCACCTTATTTGATAAACTTGGTGGTTATAAAACCATACTTATAGGTACTATTACATGTTTGTGCAGTACTACGCTGTTAAATCTATTTCATGGTTGGCCATGGTATGCAATTTGGCTCGTGTTATTAGGTTTTGGTGGCGGTATGATTGTCCCAGCAATTTATGCTATGGCCGGAGCAGTATGGCCAAATGGGGGACGACAAACATTTAATGCCATTTATTTAGCGCAAAATATAGGTGTTGCATTGGGCGCAGCACTTGGAGGATTTGTTGCTGAATTTAGCTTTAATTTTATTTTTCTAGCTAATTTAGTTATGTATGTTTTATTTGCTCTTGTTGCAATTACACAATTTAATTTGGAAATTCATGCTAAAGTTAAGCATCAAGATGCAGTTGATTTAAAAAGTAAAGAAAATAGAAAACGTTTTACAGCAATGATGTTGGTATGTACGATGTTTGCTATTTGTTGGATCGCCTATATTCAATGGGAAACAACAATTGCATCCTTTACTCAATCAATCAATATCTCTATGTCTCAATATAGTGTGCTTTGGACAATAAACGGTATTATGATTTTAGTAGCACAACCACTTATTCGACCAATTATTGTAATTTTAAGAGGGAACTTAAAACATCAAATGTTCGTTGGTATTTTAATCTTTATGAGTTCTTTCCTTGTTACAAGTTTTGCGCATCACTTTGCTATTTTCGTTGTAGGTATGGTTATTCTTACATTTGGTGAAATGTTTGTATGGCCTGCAGTTCCTACTATTGCCAATAAACTTGCACCTGAAGGTAAACAGGGTCAATACCAAGGCTTTGTAAACTCTGCTTCTACAGTTGGTAAAGCCTTTGGACCGTTTATTGGTGGTATACTCGTAGATGCAATGAATATGAGTATGATGTTTGTAGGAATGATAGTATTACTTTGCTTCGGACTCATTTTCCTAAGCATCTTTGATAGAGGTTTGCCTAAAGATAAAAATGAAACCCCTATACCTAGAAGACGTAAGAGAAGAAAATCAAAAGCTTCTAAATAA
- a CDS encoding class I SAM-dependent methyltransferase produces the protein MKIERILPFSKSLIDSHVCESSIVIDATCGNGNDTLYLAEKVTNGFVYGFDIQKEAIDNTQLKVSDFNNVSLIQDSHENVKQHVLERHLNLIDCAIFNLGYLPKGDKSIVTKPDSTIKAIEEIFDMMRVEGIIILVIYHGHDEGKLERDALLKYLKELDQQKAHVLQYQFINQKNNAPFICAIEKRI, from the coding sequence ATGAAAATCGAGCGTATTCTCCCCTTCTCAAAGTCATTGATTGATAGTCATGTTTGTGAGAGTAGTATCGTCATTGATGCTACTTGTGGTAATGGTAATGATACGCTATATCTTGCTGAAAAAGTCACTAATGGGTTTGTTTATGGATTTGATATTCAGAAAGAAGCGATAGATAATACTCAACTCAAAGTAAGTGATTTTAACAATGTTTCTTTAATTCAAGACAGTCATGAAAATGTAAAACAACACGTCTTAGAAAGACACCTAAATCTCATTGATTGCGCGATATTCAATTTAGGTTATTTACCCAAAGGTGATAAATCAATAGTTACTAAACCGGATTCAACTATTAAAGCTATTGAGGAAATATTTGATATGATGCGTGTCGAAGGTATTATTATTCTAGTTATTTATCATGGACATGATGAGGGTAAATTGGAGCGAGACGCACTTTTAAAATATCTTAAAGAACTTGATCAACAGAAAGCGCATGTTTTACAGTATCAATTTATTAATCAAAAAAATAATGCACCTTTCATATGTGCAATTGAAAAAAGAATATAA
- a CDS encoding TIGR01212 family radical SAM protein (This family includes YhcC from E. coli K-12, an uncharacterized radical SAM protein.), whose amino-acid sequence MGNFFPYAFENKRYHSWNYHLKNKFGRKIFKVALDGGFDCPNRDGTVAHGGCTFCSAAGSGDFAGNRADPIEVQFQQIKERMHEKWSEGQYIAYFQAFTNTHAPVEVLKEKYEPVLKEEGVVGLSIATRPDCLPDDVVEYLAELNERTYLWVELGLQTVHQTTSDLINRAHDMQTYYEGVAKLRKHNINVCTHIINGLPGEDYDMMMETAKEVAQMDVQGIKIHLLHLLKGTPMVKQYEKGMLEFMSQEDYTNLVCDQLEVIPPEMIVHRITGDGPIDLMVGPMWSVNKWEVLNEIDNELERRGSYQGKKFEQKVKS is encoded by the coding sequence ATGGGTAATTTTTTCCCGTATGCTTTTGAAAATAAACGATATCACTCATGGAATTATCATTTAAAAAATAAATTTGGACGAAAAATATTTAAAGTTGCTTTAGACGGTGGATTTGACTGCCCTAATAGAGATGGTACTGTCGCACATGGAGGTTGTACTTTTTGCTCAGCTGCAGGAAGTGGTGACTTTGCTGGTAACAGAGCTGATCCCATTGAAGTACAATTCCAACAGATTAAAGAAAGAATGCATGAAAAATGGAGCGAAGGACAATACATTGCTTACTTCCAAGCCTTCACTAACACGCATGCGCCTGTAGAAGTGCTGAAAGAAAAATATGAACCAGTACTTAAAGAAGAAGGTGTTGTCGGTTTATCCATAGCCACACGTCCTGACTGTTTACCTGATGACGTAGTAGAATACTTAGCTGAACTCAATGAACGAACTTATCTTTGGGTTGAGTTGGGCTTACAAACTGTTCATCAAACTACTTCTGATTTAATTAACCGTGCACATGACATGCAAACGTATTATGAAGGCGTAGCGAAATTACGTAAACATAACATTAATGTATGTACTCACATCATCAATGGTTTACCAGGCGAAGATTACGATATGATGATGGAGACTGCTAAAGAAGTTGCGCAAATGGATGTTCAAGGCATTAAAATTCACTTACTTCATTTATTAAAAGGAACACCAATGGTAAAACAATATGAAAAAGGCATGTTAGAATTCATGAGTCAAGAAGACTATACAAATTTAGTATGTGATCAACTTGAGGTCATTCCTCCTGAAATGATTGTTCATCGTATTACAGGTGATGGCCCTATCGATTTAATGGTTGGACCAATGTGGAGTGTAAATAAATGGGAAGTCCTAAATGAAATTGATAATGAATTAGAACGTAGAGGCTCTTATCAAGGAAAAAAATTTGAGCAGAAGGTTAAATCATGA
- a CDS encoding proline dehydrogenase family protein, which translates to MSLFRDFFIALSNNTYLNETAKKVGPRMGANKVVAGNTIPQLIETIQYLNEYRIAVTVDCLGEFVETKEESLHAKQQILEIIEAIQYFNVEAHMSVKISQLGSKFDLDLAYENMREILLKADECGKMHINIDTEKYHSLQQIQHVLDKLKGEFKNVGTVVQAYLYEAEDLIDKYPDLRLRLVKGAYKEDETIAYQTKEDIDSNYIKIIEKRLLNARNYTSIATHDDQIISHVKQFMKKNHIEKDQMEFQMLYGFRSDLAQSIANEGYHFTVYVPFGDDWFAYFMRRLAERPQNLSLAFKEFSNPKALKRIALYGSVATGLASTLAIATKLLKR; encoded by the coding sequence ATGTCACTTTTCCGAGATTTTTTTATCGCATTATCTAATAATACTTATTTAAATGAAACTGCTAAAAAGGTTGGCCCTAGAATGGGTGCTAATAAAGTAGTAGCTGGAAATACTATTCCTCAACTAATTGAAACAATTCAATATCTTAATGAATATAGAATTGCGGTCACTGTTGACTGTTTAGGCGAATTTGTTGAAACTAAAGAAGAAAGTTTACATGCAAAACAACAAATTTTAGAAATTATTGAAGCAATTCAATATTTTAATGTTGAGGCACACATGTCAGTTAAAATCAGCCAATTAGGCAGTAAATTTGATTTAGATCTTGCTTATGAGAATATGCGTGAAATACTTCTTAAAGCAGATGAGTGTGGCAAAATGCACATTAACATTGATACTGAGAAATATCATAGTTTACAACAGATACAACATGTACTTGATAAACTCAAAGGAGAATTTAAAAATGTCGGTACGGTAGTTCAAGCGTACTTATATGAGGCAGAAGATTTAATTGATAAATACCCAGACTTACGATTACGATTAGTTAAAGGTGCTTATAAAGAAGATGAAACTATCGCTTATCAAACCAAAGAAGACATTGATTCCAATTATATTAAAATTATAGAGAAAAGACTTTTAAACGCACGTAATTATACATCAATTGCGACTCATGATGATCAAATCATTAGTCATGTTAAACAATTTATGAAGAAAAATCACATTGAAAAGGATCAAATGGAATTTCAGATGTTATACGGCTTTCGTTCTGATCTTGCTCAATCCATTGCCAATGAAGGCTATCATTTTACAGTTTATGTTCCTTTTGGAGATGACTGGTTCGCATACTTTATGAGAAGATTAGCTGAAAGACCTCAGAACTTGTCACTTGCGTTTAAAGAATTTTCAAACCCTAAAGCACTTAAAAGGATAGCCCTCTACGGCAGCGTGGCCACAGGCTTAGCCTCTACCCTAGCCATAGCAACCAAACTACTCAAGAGGTAA
- a CDS encoding alpha/beta fold hydrolase: MWKWETENDAKGVVVIAHNILEHTGRYAYVITMLRRNGYHVIMGDLPGQGQTSRANKGQIDDFNTYHENLLEWIKIANEYKIPTFVLGVGLGGLIVLNLLEKAELPIEGVMLLSPMLELRRTGKGRKNKIISNLGKMSKDTRFKVGISSQDLTRNEEIIDETDNDGLMLKKVTYRWYNLIVEKMKETMDHIKDIKQLPALIMYGTEDKILETDAIIELKDKLASNELYFKAWNGLYHEIHNEPERDQVMRYVLTFLNNSVNTMGFVVKEEEIEDI, translated from the coding sequence ATGTGGAAGTGGGAAACAGAAAATGACGCAAAAGGTGTCGTAGTCATTGCTCATAATATTTTAGAACATACTGGACGATATGCATACGTTATTACCATGTTACGAAGAAATGGTTATCATGTTATTATGGGAGACTTGCCTGGACAGGGACAAACCTCACGAGCAAATAAAGGTCAAATCGATGACTTTAATACATATCATGAAAATTTATTAGAATGGATCAAAATAGCCAATGAATATAAAATTCCTACCTTTGTTTTAGGTGTTGGTTTAGGTGGTTTAATTGTCTTAAATCTCTTAGAAAAGGCTGAATTACCTATTGAAGGTGTAATGTTATTGTCTCCTATGTTAGAACTTAGGAGAACTGGTAAAGGTCGAAAGAATAAAATTATTTCTAATTTAGGTAAGATGTCCAAGGATACTAGGTTTAAAGTGGGCATCTCTTCACAAGATTTAACTCGAAATGAAGAAATTATTGACGAAACAGATAATGATGGCCTCATGTTGAAGAAAGTAACGTATCGTTGGTATAACTTAATCGTTGAAAAAATGAAAGAGACAATGGATCATATTAAAGACATTAAACAATTACCAGCGCTTATCATGTATGGAACTGAAGATAAAATTTTAGAAACTGATGCTATCATAGAACTTAAAGATAAATTAGCTAGTAATGAATTGTACTTTAAGGCTTGGAATGGTTTATATCATGAAATTCATAATGAACCCGAGAGAGATCAAGTTATGAGATATGTTCTTACTTTTTTAAATAATAGTGTTAATACTATGGGGTTTGTGGTTAAAGAGGAAGAAATAGAAGATATTTAG
- the ribE gene encoding riboflavin synthase — MFTGIVEEIGTVQHVRSEKSVRTLEIKANRILEDMHIGDSISVNGACLTVIDFNDTAFSVQVIKGTENKTYLADLQRQAEVNLERAMSGNGRFGGHFVLGHVDELGTISKVNESANSKIISIKTSKNVLNQMVQQGSITVDGVSLTVFDLHETTFDIHLIPETRKSTILSDKKVGDAVHLETDVLFKYVENIMNHQKSELTEDKLRAFGF, encoded by the coding sequence ATGTTTACAGGTATCGTTGAAGAAATTGGTACCGTTCAACACGTGCGTTCTGAGAAATCAGTGAGAACTTTAGAAATTAAAGCGAATCGCATTCTTGAAGATATGCATATCGGTGATTCTATAAGTGTGAACGGCGCATGTTTAACGGTGATTGATTTTAATGATACAGCTTTCTCAGTCCAAGTGATTAAAGGTACTGAAAATAAGACCTACCTAGCCGATTTACAACGTCAGGCTGAAGTAAATCTTGAGAGAGCGATGAGTGGTAATGGCAGATTCGGTGGACATTTTGTTCTTGGACATGTTGATGAACTTGGAACGATTTCTAAAGTTAATGAATCAGCTAACTCAAAAATAATTTCAATCAAAACTTCAAAAAATGTTTTAAATCAAATGGTACAACAAGGTTCTATCACTGTTGATGGCGTAAGTTTAACAGTCTTTGATCTTCATGAAACCACATTTGATATTCATCTTATTCCAGAGACGCGTAAGTCTACAATTTTATCAGATAAAAAAGTGGGCGATGCAGTTCACTTAGAAACAGATGTACTTTTTAAATATGTGGAAAATATCATGAATCATCAAAAATCTGAACTAACAGAAGATAAATTACGTGCATTTGGTTTTTAG
- the ribD gene encoding bifunctional diaminohydroxyphosphoribosylaminopyrimidine deaminase/5-amino-6-(5-phosphoribosylamino)uracil reductase RibD, with protein sequence MSRFMNYAIQLAQMVDGQTGINPPVGSVVVKDGRIVGLGAHLKKGDKHAEVQALDMAGENAKDATIYVSLEPCTHHGSTPPCVNKIIEFGIRKVIYAVKDTTLASKGDEILKEAGIEVEFQFNENAAELYKDFFTAKRNSIPELTVKVSSSLDGKQATDSDESKWITNKEVKEDVYKLRHEHDAVLTGRKTIDADDPLYTTRVQDGKHPIRVILSKSGQIDFEQQLFADTASPIWIYTENENLKNQSNDKHIEIICLEKCDSTAILKDLYQRGIGKLLVEAGPNVTSQFLQSHHLDELILYLAPKLIGGSGKHQFYKTDQVIDLPEATQFEIVYSKLINQNLKLKLRKK encoded by the coding sequence TTGAGTCGATTTATGAATTATGCCATTCAACTTGCTCAAATGGTTGATGGTCAAACTGGTATAAATCCACCGGTTGGTTCTGTAGTGGTTAAAGATGGTAGAATTGTCGGTCTAGGCGCCCATTTGAAAAAGGGTGATAAACACGCAGAAGTACAAGCATTAGATATGGCGGGAGAAAATGCTAAAGATGCAACTATATACGTTTCTTTAGAACCTTGTACTCATCATGGTTCTACACCACCTTGCGTAAATAAAATTATTGAATTTGGTATTCGTAAGGTTATCTATGCGGTAAAAGACACTACCTTAGCTTCTAAGGGTGATGAAATACTTAAAGAAGCTGGTATTGAAGTTGAATTTCAATTTAATGAGAATGCCGCTGAACTTTATAAAGACTTCTTTACTGCTAAAAGAAATAGCATCCCAGAGTTAACTGTTAAAGTTTCATCTAGTTTAGATGGCAAACAAGCTACTGATTCTGATGAGAGTAAATGGATAACTAATAAAGAAGTTAAAGAAGATGTTTATAAGTTGCGTCACGAGCATGATGCTGTATTAACAGGTAGAAAAACGATAGACGCTGATGATCCATTGTATACGACTAGAGTTCAGGATGGTAAGCATCCAATTAGAGTTATTCTATCAAAGTCAGGACAAATTGATTTTGAGCAACAGCTATTTGCAGATACTGCTTCACCTATTTGGATTTATACTGAAAATGAAAATTTAAAAAATCAAAGTAATGATAAACATATAGAAATTATTTGTTTAGAAAAATGCGATAGTACAGCTATATTAAAAGATTTATATCAAAGAGGTATTGGAAAACTGCTAGTCGAGGCAGGTCCAAATGTTACTTCACAATTTCTCCAATCTCATCATTTAGATGAACTCATTCTTTATTTAGCCCCGAAATTAATAGGTGGTTCAGGTAAACATCAATTTTACAAAACTGATCAAGTCATTGATTTACCTGAAGCAACTCAATTTGAAATTGTTTATTCCAAGTTAATTAATCAAAATTTAAAATTGAAACTACGAAAGAAGTGA
- the ribB gene encoding 3,4-dihydroxy-2-butanone-4-phosphate synthase: protein MQFDTVELAIEALRKGESIIVVDDEDRENEGDLIAVTEWMADDTINFMAKEGRGLICAPLDTSIAKRLELNAMEPHNTDAYGTHFTVSVDHKNTTTGISAYERTMTARALIDHHANAEDFNRPGHLFPLIAKDNGVLERNGHTEAAVDLAKLTGAKPAGVICEIMNGDGTMARGEDLQSFKERHNLKMITIESLIEYRKQSESHVKLNAKVNMPTDYGKFDMYGFTTDLSDEEIVVIAKGSIRSNENVRIHSSCLTGDIFHSQRCDCGAQLEASMKYIDEHGGMIIYLPQEGRGIGLMNKLRAYELIEKGYDTVTANLALGFDEDLRDYNIAAQILKYFNVEKVNLLSNNPKKFEGLKEYGINIEDRIELIVPETAYNHKYMETKKSKMGHLI, encoded by the coding sequence ATGCAATTTGATACAGTTGAGTTAGCTATTGAAGCATTGCGAAAAGGTGAAAGTATCATTGTAGTAGACGATGAAGACAGAGAAAATGAAGGTGACCTTATCGCAGTTACTGAATGGATGGCTGACGATACGATTAATTTTATGGCAAAAGAAGGACGTGGTCTCATATGTGCACCTTTAGATACTTCAATTGCTAAAAGGTTAGAGCTAAATGCTATGGAACCGCATAATACTGATGCTTATGGTACACATTTCACCGTGAGTGTAGATCATAAAAATACGACTACAGGTATTAGTGCCTATGAGAGAACAATGACAGCAAGAGCGCTTATAGATCATCATGCTAATGCCGAAGACTTCAATCGCCCAGGTCATTTATTCCCATTAATTGCTAAAGATAATGGTGTACTAGAACGTAATGGTCACACAGAAGCGGCTGTAGACTTAGCAAAATTAACTGGAGCTAAACCAGCAGGTGTGATATGTGAAATTATGAATGGTGATGGAACAATGGCTAGAGGTGAAGACTTACAGAGTTTCAAGGAACGCCATAACTTAAAAATGATTACGATTGAAAGTTTAATTGAATATCGTAAGCAATCTGAGTCACATGTGAAGTTAAATGCTAAAGTTAATATGCCGACAGATTATGGAAAATTTGATATGTACGGTTTTACAACTGACTTAAGTGATGAAGAAATTGTAGTGATTGCTAAAGGATCAATTCGTTCAAATGAAAATGTTCGTATACACTCTTCATGTCTAACGGGTGATATATTCCACAGTCAAAGATGTGATTGTGGTGCTCAACTTGAAGCATCAATGAAATACATCGATGAACACGGTGGTATGATTATATATCTACCACAAGAAGGACGAGGTATAGGATTGATGAATAAATTACGAGCTTATGAATTGATTGAAAAAGGTTATGATACCGTGACTGCAAACCTCGCTTTAGGATTTGATGAAGATTTAAGAGATTATAATATAGCTGCTCAAATTTTAAAATATTTTAACGTTGAAAAAGTTAACTTATTAAGTAATAATCCTAAAAAATTTGAAGGATTAAAAGAGTATGGTATTAACATTGAAGATAGAATTGAATTAATTGTTCCCGAGACTGCATATAATCATAAATATATGGAAACGAAAAAGTCGAAAATGGGTCACTTAATTTAA